The genome window CAGGAAATAAATTAACTTTTCTGTGGTGGTTTGTAGAATACAGTGAGAAGGTGAATTTCATGTGTTCCTGTAATCTCTGCAATGTCTGTCATGAGCATGCAAACACTATTGTGGTGTACATTTGTCATGTATGAGTTCGCATGAAACAGGAATATGGCTGGCCTCCATTTATGCTTAATGTGTCTGCACTACATGTACGTCtcccaaatatatatatttaacctCTCATCATGAATACAGTGTAGTGTGAAATCTGAATTGTAGACCAGGTCATCTAGTGGAACACACATGTATATGCCAGTGTACATACTGTGGATGTATGTTACAGTTAAGAGAGCGTATGGTGGCTTGAGAAAATATTAGCAGGTCCAGATTATCAGATAGTCATCACATGAAAAACCGGTCATGGACATCTAGCAACACACATAAAATTGTGATAAAACTGATAAAAACTAAGAATTCCATCAAATGAATACATTTGAATGTAACAAAAAGGTAACTTGGCTAACTCAAGATAAAATATTGAAACCATTGTTTGCTTCATGAGGACAACCCACACATTAACATTCAAACAGCTGTCTCTGAGATAAATCCATTAGAAATGCCATTTGTGGATTCTGCTGGACAGGATGTGCTTTGTTTCATATTTAGGTTTGTGTTGGTCATGTCTGCCAGAGAGCTGAGTCAAAGGAAAATCATGGTCTCATGTCAGGAGCCTGTACCCTCTGGCTTTAGTATGCATagcagtcagtcacacacaaacgCCCTGGCCACTTATTAACAAGTTGGAGAATCATTTCAGAGGCCATTACTTTTGCATTagaactgtgtgtgtcagtgaggcAGACCTGGCACACACTAGCTACCcttacagggtgtgtgtgtgtgtgtgtgtgtgtgtgtgtgtgtaagctacaGAGGCTAATGAACGTTGGCTGTTTTACTTTAGCAACTGTAGCAATCTAGCTGACAATTAGCTAAGTCACTGGAGCGTCATCTGTATTTAGTGACTCAGCAGAATCTCTGAGCTGGGTGGGTGTTATGTCATCCACATCACCGTCCCAGGCCGCGGTGCTCAGGTTGGCAGGTGCAGACAGTGAGTGGGGGGTAAGGGTGCGGCCCAGGCCCTGGTATCGGCCTTTTGGAGATGCAGGAGTGGAGGAGGCTTCAACTGGGTCCTGTGAGCCGGCTGAAAGCAGCCCTCTGTGCTCATCCTCGTCTGGCTCCTCACCAAAGTACATCTTCCGGGGCCTACCCATAACCGTTCGCCCTGACAAACAACACAGTTTCTGCTTAAGAGGGGCTTGTAAAGAACCACATCCTAAACACTACGGATATCACTACCATTATTAAAGAAAGTCAAGATATTACAGAGCAGGTCTATTCACAATTCTACGAGCTAAGTGTGGTAAACATTATGTTTGTCATGTAGGAGGCAGGACACTCACCAACGTTTCGTACTTGCTCGGATATGTCAGCTCTGATATCAGAGATGTCCCACATAGCCAGGAAGGAGTCAAAACAGGagccctcctctgcctcttggATATAAGGCTTGTAGGTGAAACTGAAGTGGTGTGCAATGGCTGCCAAGAACATCTCCACACAGATGATAAAGTCCTAAGAAACAAAACCGCAACATATTCAAGTCAAAATCATTGTCATTGGTGTGAATGTTGGGACATAATATTTCTTCACATTTTCTTGATGTCTAGTCAATTTAGAATTTTAAAGCACATCCACACCAAGAACTATAATTATAAAGACAGCCGTAACTACAAATATATGAACATTCACACAATTGTAAGACTTTGTAAATTGTAAATTGTAATTTTTTCTACAGTTGATGTATTATAATTGCCTGTCAGGTTTCTCAAAATGGCTCTGAAAGTTCTTCACAGCGATATCATTCCTTATATAGTTATTATAGTATGCTGTGTAAACATTGTTCtaacaaacaaatatcaatattTGAAACTATTCTTTTTACTCTTATCATTGACAGTGTGGATAGATCTTTAGAGGATGTAGGCAAGGCCAAATTCTGTAATTGAGCATGTATATTTATCTACGTTGGTCTACATGCTCACCTGTAATCCAGTGGCCACAGCTTCAACACTGTCCCAGTCCCATGTGTGAGAGTCTGAGATCACCCCTGCTTTGACCAAGAGAGCGATGAAAACTGCTTGCCTTTAAACGAGAGAGGGGAATCATATTTAGAGCAACGCAATAGTTTGAGAGATTTACCTAAGCAACTTACTTTTGATTACCATTAAATCAGTAATGTAAATaacaaattaaaataataatttcaggTATCCGGTATCAGCACTGAAATAAAATTCAGTTAGGCTCACCAGAAGGACACGAACACCACGAGTTTCACACACAGGAACTTGCCAACTGGTTTGATGGGGCTCAACTCCTCTCGCAGGGTTCTGTAGAACAGCACCAGACAATACATCGCAAACTGGAAAcagacaagaaaaaaacatgcgTATGCTGTTTCAAGATTTGTAATTCAATAAAACTTGTTTGAAATTCTAAAGATCGCCGGCAGTTGCTTATAAaatgtaacaggaaatgagtaGAAGCAAGCCCACCTACAGAAGTGAGCTCAGACTACACACCAAGTTGAATAACATTGTTTAAAGGCACACAACCTAAAGTAGAAATACACTGGGTTATATTCAGTCATAATGTGTTAACAGAAGCAGTTGTCGCTCAAGCGGATaagtcactgacacacacacaatctactgGCCACTACCGAATCCCTCTAGGGTGAGGACCAGTGTGCACTCCAGGGCATGGTTCATTGCAGCCAGTGCTTCTGACAACTTGCAATGGTTATTCAGTTGTCACTAAGTGGTTATTACTACCATGTTGTGACTAATAGATATGATTTCTGCAGGAGGACCTCTTCAAATTGACCAGGAACCAGATGGGGGCACTGGTACTTTTTATAGAACAACTAGTTGGTCTGTTGAAAGGTTTTTAGAAACACTAAATACTGTTAAAAAAACTTGGGAAAGCTGATTCAACACTCATGCaacatacaaccccaaaacagaaaaagttgtgaCATTGTGtaacatacaaataaaaacagaatgtgataatttaCACGTCTCATAAACCAATATTtatcagcaaaaaggacatagacaatatatcaaatgttgaaaatgaaaatttggactatttcatggaaaatatatgttaattttgaatttgatgccagcaacatgtttcaaaaaaagttgggacgggagcatgtttaccactgtgctgcttcaactcttattaacaaaattctgtaatgTCTAATTAACagaattctgtaaatgtttaggaactgaggagaccagttgctagttTTGAgagtgaaatgttgtcccattactgcccgatataggatttcagttgctcaacagtatggggtattcttagtcatgtttttcattccattatgcacctaatttgacaaatctgttgctcaaaaccatacatcattcagaattgattgtgctttgccaaatgtgcaagatgcccatgctgtaggcactaatgctcctccacaccatcatagatgttgggttttgaactgaatactaaaacaagttggataggttggatacttggataggccctctcctctttagcccagatgagtccatgattttcaaaaagaatggcaaatttgGATTGGTCTAaacacaggacctttttccatgttacctcagtccattttaggcccagataagatggtggtattttctgtatcatgtctcaatacaatgttggctgttttgactgttacaattttggctgtagtttttgaattgagtatcaaactgtgcacataaccaatggttatcagaggttttcctgagccccaaCAAttacaggtctggaaacaggtctggtgttgatgcagtgccat of Alosa sapidissima isolate fAloSap1 chromosome 1, fAloSap1.pri, whole genome shotgun sequence contains these proteins:
- the tmem184c gene encoding transmembrane protein 184C — protein: MPCTCGNWRRWIRPLVVVLYILLLLVVLPLCIWELQKSEVGTHNKAWFIAGIFVFMTIPISLWGILQHLVNYTQPELQKPIIRILWMVPIYSLDSWIALKYPGIAIYVDTCRECYEAYVIYNFMIFLLNYLGNQYPSLVLMLEVQEQQKHLPPLCCCPPWPMGEVLLLRCKLGVLQYTVVRPVTTVIALICQLCGVYDEGNFSSKNAWTYLVIVNNLSQLFAMYCLVLFYRTLREELSPIKPVGKFLCVKLVVFVSFWQAVFIALLVKAGVISDSHTWDWDSVEAVATGLQDFIICVEMFLAAIAHHFSFTYKPYIQEAEEGSCFDSFLAMWDISDIRADISEQVRNVGRTVMGRPRKMYFGEEPDEDEHRGLLSAGSQDPVEASSTPASPKGRYQGLGRTLTPHSLSAPANLSTAAWDGDVDDITPTQLRDSAESLNTDDAPVT